GCATCATTGAAAGCATTCTGTAGCAATTCAACATTCAAGTGGTACTCATACCTCCTTTTTTTGTGAAATTTGATTATTCAGTGTTTGGAGAAGTCtccaaagaagttttaaaaattgttggggccagcactgtggcatagcaggtaaaagccgccgcctgccatgccggcatcccatatgggtgccagtttgagacccggctgctccacttctgattcggctctctgctatggtctgggaaagcagtagaagacagccctagtccttgggctcctgcacccgcgtgggagacccaaaagaagctcctggcttcggatcggcacaattccggccgttgcggccaactgggaagtgaaccagccgatgaaagacctttctctctctccctctctctctccccctctgtctctgcctctccttctctctctgtgtaactctgaatttcaaataaataaatcaatcttaaaaaaagaaaaaaatgcaattaaaagataagtttaaaaattgtttttgttttagttcttTTAACTTGAAAAACATGGAAAGTTCAGACGAGTTCCTTAGAGCAAtcatctgtgcctcagtttcttttttgtgCATTAATTAAAGATGGCATCACGGATTCACTTTCTCTGACATGTGCGAACTGCCGTTGCCACATAACGGCTGTCATCAGAATAAATTAGTAAATGCTCCCCTTTAATTTTGATAATTACACAAAACACAGTGGTGTGCAAAGACGAAGCAGAATGTACAGCCACATGTTTTTTCCTTCTACCCCTTTTCCACCTGTGGTTGATTTGGAGCCCGTAGCACGGTGGCAAGGCATTCACTTTGAAGTGGAATTGGCAGAGTTAACCCAGGGGCCCAGTGGAAGAATTCCAGGAGTCCAGGGTAGAAGTGGGGTGTGTGTTACAGCCCCGCCTTGCTTACTATCCTGACGGAACCCAGAAGGGAAAGAGTTAGAGAACATGTGTAGGAGAGACTTGCATTGCTGCTTGTGGAATCCATCCATTCACCTGCTGGGCATAATCGTCAACAGCCCCGGAcactgtgccaggccctgagctGAATCTGAGGATCCACTGATGAGCCAAACCAGACATGGTCCGCTAAGGCAATGACCTCTGCCCCACGGCATCCTGTTAAATCTGCTTGTCTTGCCTCAGTGTTGAACGGCGTTGTCCTGCCATAGTGGCTCACTAAAACTTGTTCCCAGAGACACAGCTTGTGGGTAGGCATCAAAGTCTTTCCcaagccagtgccgcagctcactaggctaatcctccgcctgcagcaccggcacacagagttctagtcccggtccggccggggtgccggattctgtcccggttgcccctcttccaggccagctctctgctgtggcccgggagtgcagtggaggatggcccaagtgcttggaccctgccacccgcatgggagaccaggagaagcacctggctcctggcttcggatcagcacagtgcggtggccattggagggtgaaccaacggcaaaggaagacctttctctctgtctctctaaaagACTAAAAATAGTCTTTCCCAAAAGAAAGTTGACATCCACAGGGACCATTGGATCCTGAGTGAGGAAGGGAGGATTTGGAAGGAGTCCTTTGGCTGGGGAGCAGAGGGATTCCTTTCTTCTCAGTCCCATGGAAGTGGTCGGCAGGGAGCGAGGTGGGCTATCAGCCCTCAGGGAAGCCTGTCCAGGAGAACCTCTCTCCTTGGACACTTATGCAGCCTTGATGGAGCAGCCAGTCTCCGCTGAGCTGCGGGGAGCCAGAGGAAGCTTCAGCCAGGGCTTTCAAAGGGAAAGCAACGCTGTCCCTCTGTGGCCAGCAAGGGACTGCCAAGGGTCATTCGTGAGGTCCCTAGGAGTAGgctcatggccagggctggaggtcCAGCTGCTCTCTCCATGTGGGACATCTCTTTTCTCAGATCATATTCCTCTCAAGAATGCCAGCCagagggtcggtgctgtggtgtagtgggttaagctgccacctgcagcctcgccatcccatatggatgctggttcgagtcccaactgctccacttccaatccagctccctgctaatgggcctgggaaagcagcagaagatggtgcaagtgcttgggcccctgcacccacgtgggagtgtcagatgaagttcctgattcctggctttggcctggctcagacctaactgttgtggtcatctggggagtgaaccagtggatgaaaaaatctctctctctctctctctatctctgtctctctctccctctgtaactctgattttcaaataataaataaaaagagagagagagggagagggagccagcCAGGCTCCTGGCAGGCTACATATCACCCTGCTAGCCATGTTAAATTCTGTATTTAGTTTAGGTTGTATGTAAAGGGCATAGAACATTTGCCCTTTGAACTGCAAACGAGGAGCCCAAGGCTCCTACTGCTATTGCAAGACGGGCAAGAACACTCTGAGTGGTATGTGACAGAGGCACATTCTCACGAGCTGGAAGTTGCTTTCAGATGTCAGTGAGTATGGAAGGAGCCCCGAGATCACAGGTGAGATCAAGCTTCATGGAACTCTCACTTTCAATTAAAACTTTGACCTTGACTGAGGCTGACACCCCGTAACCACCCAGTGATTTTCATTATCACCAACACATTGAAAACCTGGCCTTGGAGCTCCCTTCCACCTCCACCCAGCTTGTGCAGAAGCCGCGGGAACCAAGGTTGAAGGGCACAGTCTCCTTTCTCTGTGGTTTGTACGTGTGTGCATGTAAGTGCCCCATCAGCAGAGCTGTCCCAGACAAAGGTCATGATCTTCTTTATGATGATAAAGTTGCAAAGTCAAAGCTCATTCAGAGTCCTGTTGACTTCTCCTTATTGAGCTATTATGTAACTTTATTATCCCAGCCATCAAGCATTATGTGCGCTGTTTGAGATCCCTTTTGAATTCTCAGAGTCAGTGTTTTCTTCCCCCAGTTTAAATTGAATGAAAGGCACATGGTGCTAAAGAAACGTCAGGGTCTATTGCACATTTGTCACTAAGGACTAAGGGACAGAGCCCTCTCTTCCTTTGAGGAATAAAATAGTTCAACTCAATGTGTATAGGTCAGAGTGAAAGGCTGAGGAGGTGTTCTCAACCAAGTGCAAACTTCTTCTGAACCAAATATTAACAGGCGGTTCAGCCGATGGTTAGCATGGAGGTCAGCTCAGATTCTCATCCCAACAGTGCACTATTGAGAAACTCATTCTTTCTGGACTCTTCTTCTGTGTGCCTTGCCTTTTAGGTGAGAGTAACTTCACGTGATTTTGTGGAAATAAGAAGTGACAGTAGCTATGCCAAGCTTCGTCCTGGGCGCCCAGACATGCCCAGAAGCAGGGAGACAGCAGCCTCACCCAGCAGGTTCCCACCCtcagaaccagcaggtggagaagCTTCCCACCGCAACACGAAGATGCATTTGCAAAATGTTCCAAATTGGCTCTGGAGCTTCCTTCTCTCTGATACAGGATCAGCCAGAGGGGCGTGTCCCCTCCAGGTGCTACCCGCCGGACCAGCTGGTCCCCCAGGCATGCCTTTCAGAATCCCACCAAAGGTCCCAAAGGAAGGAACAGGAGTGGTCGCATTCAACTTAAATGCTTTTATTGACAGTGTCTTGGAACAATAAGCAAACAATGCTTAAATTTTTCATTCAGATTCACTTTCCACATGTCAAAAGACCTCaaggtagaaaaaaataaaataaaaatataaatatctgagAATccatcttaataaataaattaaaaacacaataaaacgTTTTCATGGAAAACTGTTAATGTCAAAACATTCAGACCACCTCAACAATGCATGATCAGTAACGTTACAATGAACATCGATGTCGAAGAAAAACTACAGTACATGGATATAGCTATTTATTTCTATCTACtagaaaataaagtcattatCTTTTCTTAGTTGAATATTGGTCATTTCTAATCAGAACACACTATTGCCAGGAACACAGTAGTTATTGTTAAAATCAGCTGCACTAGATACAATTTGAAAATATCCAGCACCAGGTTAATTCCAATAATGAACCCAATAGATTAGTTAATGCGATGAGAAGactaaggagaaagagaaaagagacacaGACCCAGGCCTGGCTCAACATGCTACTACCAGCTCTCAGAAGTGCCACTGGGAACAACACACACTCCATGCGTTTTGCTACATCTCTGGAAGAGGTAAGGACTCGGGTCCACACGCGGGTGCGTTCCAGTCCTTGCGGCCCACAGCCTGGTGTGTTTCACGCACAGATCGCGTCCTCCCTAGTCTACCGGAACCCTCGAGGGAAGACGTGGTTCTCTCTGTAATGCACCAACTCCGGACAGAGGCAGGGCGCCGCGCCGGCTGCCTCCCCTGCCCGGTCGGCTCACAGGGCGAGCAGCGTCGGGGAGCTGAGCGAGTCAGAGGAGGGCTCGTTGCTGCTGCTGCCCTTGCGGTGGGCCGCGGCGCAGCTGGGGAAGGAGTCAGCCTCGGGGTAGGTGAAGACGAAGGAAGACGTgtaagtggtgcagctgggggtACAGGTGACCACCGGGGTGCACAGGGGCTCCAGCTCCGCGGCCATCGGCCCCATCCCCAGGGCGCCACCGTGCAGGGGCTCCCAGTCTGCGGCATAGAAGGAACCGGACAGGTCCACGTCCGGCACAGAGCGCGCTGTCTCCGAGCCGCTGGGCCTGGATGATGCTGGGAACAGGAAGTCATCGAAGGGTTCGGCCTTCAGCTCCATGCCGCTCAGGTTCTTGCCGGGCTCCACTGCGGGCTTAGGCTCCGGGTCGTTGAGGAGGGGCAGGCTGAAGGGCTCCTCGGACTCCGGGGTGGCAGCCTCTGGCAGGCCCCCGCTCAGATCCAGGGATCCCACGGACATCTCCTCGGGGAAGCCCAGGTCGTCGGGGATCTTGCAGGCGGGCCGGTGGGCTGCCAGGATGAACTCCAGCTTCTCCTTCTCCTTGAGCAGGTTGGCGATCTCGGTCTGCAGCGCGGACTTCTCGTCTTCTAGCTGATCTGTCTCCTGTGTTGGGGAGGGATGGAGACAGCATGAGACTTGGTCACACTCCGGGGCCCAGCCTCGAACTTCCACATGCGTGACCCCAAGGGGTCTACTCACCGCCTGCAGGGTATCGGTGAGCTCCCGCCTCCGGTTTCGGCACTTGGCTGCAGCCATCTTATTCCTTTCCCTTCGGATTCgcctcttctcctcttcctcggGTGACAACTACAACGACACCAAGCAGAGAGCCCTTCAGTAACAGCGACAGCCACCACTTCGGGGAAGCTGGCTCCTGCGGCCTCCCAGCTCCCTGGCACCTCCTCTGACGAGTATTTCTAACCTGCAGTCGCAGGCGGGGTGTGACTTGCATTTAAAATCAGATCCTCAGCCCAAGAACAAAGATGAGCCCAGGCTGAAGGCGCCAGCGACAGGAAACTATCAGGGAAGAAAACTACAGACGGACTTCTCGGGGGCGGGACTATcggagtctggcctggagccaggcTTCCTGGCTCGGGATGGGATGCACAGACAATTCCCACTGTGGCTTCAACCTCGCTGCTGGGTTCCCCCAATCTCCGCTGCTGTCCCCGTGCCCCGCctcccgtccccccccccccccccaggtgcagAGGCGCCTCTCACCTGCTCCACCTTGCCCCTGCGGCCGATGCTCTGAGCTCTGCCTCCGGTCAGGGTCTTCACGTTTCCAGCCCGGGAGTAAGCCCCAGCCGAGGGGGCGGGGACTCCGTAAGGGTGGGGGGCTCTGGTCTGCGATGGAGCCACGGAAGAGACCAGGGTGGGCTGCACCAGCCACTGCAGGTCGGGGCTGGTCGAGATGGCAGTCACGGTGGGGATGAAGTTGGCAGTGGAGACGGCCAGATCCGAACAGAAgtcctggaagaaaacagaaggggAAGCCGCCGTGAGCGCGCGGGTTGCGCTCGCAGGTGGGGCGCGCCGGGTTCCCAGCGCCTGCCGCATGCAGCAGCCGGGGGACGGCGCCTGCGGGGTCTGCTAGTCCCCATCCCGGCTGGAagctctgccctctgcccgcAAGGTCTCCGCAGCGCGGCGCCTCCCGGCAGCAGCCCGCGGCCGTGTTCCCGTTATTTCTCCAGCAGCATCACTCGCTGGAAAGGGGGTTTGTTATAAATATCCCTGACGTCCGCGCTGACGCAGGCGCCGCTCCGGAGTCTCCAGAATGAACTCGCTTTTTATCAATGAAACTGCCTTACGCACCCTCCTCCCGCGCCCCTCCTCCCGGCTCCGGGCCGCGCTCTGCCGCCTGCCCCAAAGGAGCGGGACCTCCACCTGGCGAGTCTCTCCCTGGGCTCACGTCCGCCCCGGTCgcagagggtgggcagggggctgcccGGCGCGGACCCGCcgggcagaggggcaggcacgGCTTACTATGACGACAGGCGAGCGTGCGCTCACAACAAGCCCCGCGCTCCCAGACTGGGGCTGCTCCGGCCACGGCGGCCTCCCACCCTGGCGACCCCCCGGGTCCCGGGCCCCACGGCGGCGCCAGGGCGCCCTCACCTGCGCATTGACCGGGGAGCCCATGCTAGAGAAGGAGTCGGCTGGGGAGTGGTAGTAGGAGAGGCTGTCCCCGGCTGGCGAGGCGCTGCTGCAGCGGGAAGACGCTGCCTCGTAGTCGGCGTTGAAGCCCGAGAACATCATGTCGCAGGGAGGGCAAGCTGGGCGAGGGGCCTGGGCACCGAGGCCGGCGGAGCGctggctggggcagagctgggtcgGAGCGCGGTCACTGCTCGCTCGCTATGCCGCGGCCGCCGACTCTGTCTCAGGTTCTTGGCTGCTCGCTGCAGAGGCGCTTGGAGTACGAGGCGCCGCAGCCACCGCTTTTATAACAGCATTTTGTGAATGAGCCCAACGGCGTCACCGGGCGCAACCATGTGGCGCTGGAGGGGTGGCGCGCAGGCTGGGGTGGCGCCGCTGCCGCCCGGCCGCCCCCAGCCGCGcgcgcagcccccagccccggtgTTCCTGTGCGTCCTTACTCTGCGGTGCGGGCGTGGCGAGATGAGGGTCCCGGAGGGGTCCCAGACCCCCGAGAAGAGGGCCTTCGGGGGTGGCTCCCCCCACGGCGACACGGGACGGCCGTGGAAACCTGCTGACGCAGATGTCCTAATATGGACATCCTGTGTAGAGGGGGAGGGATTGACGGGAACTGCTCGCGGGCTGCAGCCAACATTGAGGGTGCAGCGCGGGGGGGAAGCGGGGGCCgcgccggggcgggggaggggaggtgggagaggcgGAGAAGGCGAGCGAACATTCCCACCCGGCACACGCTGCGGACCCTTGTTCCTGGGGTCGTGGGGGATGGGACGGAGGCCGGCCTCTCACCCCAGTGCAGGGACTAGGGTTGGTTCTGAGGCTCAGGTACTGGAGGAACAGGTACATGGCCCCGAGGGCGCAAGTGCGGCTCGCAGAGGAACGCGCGCAGACCCCATTCCCGACCCCTGCCCTAGCTGGGTGCAAAATGTGGCCGTAGACCCGAGCCCCCGAGcctccaggccccagggccccaggatcATTACTACGTTTGGAAGCAGAACGTGATGGgtctaaaatgaaaaaatacggTAGCCTGGCTTGATCTGCGAGGCGGGGGTACTTTGATTTTTACTGATTCGTTTTCGTGTTTGGAGGAAGGCAGCgcacttgtttttttcttctgggCCATACGTGGGGGTGTTAGTGTTACTGTCCAAACCCTGGGAGCCCGTCCGTATACGTCATACAGACCCCCGCGCCAGGATGCCAGGGGGTCGTCAGCCGCGTTCCGAGCGGCGTTCTGGGGGCGGGCGGGCTGTGCGGGGTCCCAGGGTGGACTGAGCCGCCGGAGGACGCAAGTCAGagctgggggtgcagtggaggccGGTTCGGTTCCGCCAGGAAACTGGGCTCCCAGGGAGCCCGCAGCGGGTGATTTTCCAGCTCGCATGGGAGGCGGGCAGCAAGGAGAATGGAAGAACGGTGCCCAGCAGTACCCAGGCGGGAGGCCTCGGGGCCGGGCCCTGGAAACCTGGAGGTCTTGGGGGCCGAGCAGGTGCTGCAGAGCGCGCCACGCCCCCCCCCCAAACGCCCCCAGCCTCCCGCCGGGCTGTAAAGGACCGCCGGGGTCACTCTGCCCCAGCTCGGCCCCGGCGCTCCGGCCACCCCCTGGGGTGCAACGGCGCAGGTCCCTGCAGGACCCCTGAGTCCTCTGACCCactctgggggccctgggggtcGCGGCCAGCCGAGGGCCCGCTCCCGGGGAGGGGCGAGGCAGGGTCAGGACAGCGGGCGGGTCGTGGGTGGCGTGCGGGGAGCGGAACCGCGGACCTGCCTCCCGCCGCCGCGCCCGGGAGCCGGGCGATCCGGCTATAGATAGTAACAGGGAAGCGGCTGTTTACAGCAACAGTGCGCCGCCGGGGCCGTCTCCAGGCGACGCCGCGCGGCCGCCCGCCCTCCGCGCTCCCCAGGGGCCGCGGCCTCCCCGGGCCGGCTGCGGCCGCGGCCCGCCGCCGCTTGACATCATCCGCCGTCCCGGGCGGAGCGCGGCTCGCGCGGGGCCGTGCGTTGCCCTCGGTTCTTCGAGATCCGAGCCCGGCGCGagcggggagggcggggaggcGGGGACTCGTGGAACTGGGCCACTTGCTATTTTTGCCTTCGCTGTCACAGGCAGAGGTGAAAACAGAATTTCATCGTTGTATGTCATTGGTGTGTGTTGGTGGGAATTTGGGCgcctttttttcttcccctccccactcaaaaggaggagggggaggaaaaggCAAAACAcgcaagacacaaacacagacttcTTGGAGCTGCTGTGTGTCCCGAGGCCGGTCTGCGGCCTCCAGCTTTGATTTCATCGTCTCGAAGGCCGTTTCACTGCCCTTGattgagacaggcagagagagagagagagaaattatgaCGGCAAATCCATCTCTCCTTTTATTATTAGCTTTCGGACAAAGTAGGTCAAGCTTTGAATTcccgggccattctccactggaTCTGAGAGTCACTTAAAAGCAAACCTCCAGTTGTTTGATTTACTTCCCCTTCAGGTCTGAAGCAGCTCAGGCCAACACCTGAAAGATGTGTCAAGATTTTATGCCCAGAATTTATTCCATAGATCACGTCCCTGCTTTGCCAATAAAGGAGGAAAGAGATCTTTTCGGGAGATGAGCCTCCCTACTCCAGATTGCTTAACCCCTTCCCGGAGCTGGAGACTTACAAAATCCATGCTTTCAGAAGACCAGGCCatacattcattctttcttttattcattgAGCCGAGAACTGCTGAGAACCCTCTGTAGCCCCGCACCTGGGCTAGAGGCTGGTGCTTACTGTGATGAGCAGGGTGCACCTGGTCCCACCTCAGTCAGTGCATGGGGGAAAGTGACAAGTCAACAGAGGGTTGCACCGCAGCACGCAGTGACTGGACAGAGATAAGAGCAGGATACCCCCAAAAGACGATCAGAGGAAGGGGCTGCACTGCAGGGTTGGGGCCCGGGTCCTCTGGCCTCTGGGTATTGCAAGCAGCATCTGAAGAAGCAAGCGCTCAACCCCAGGCCTTTGTGTAGGATGATACAGTCCCGGGGCTCCTCTCCTGCCCGCCCAGCATCTGAACCTGAGCGTGTGCAAACAGATTCCCGCATCCCAGTCGACCTGCAGCATCTGTTTCAGGACTGCaacatcacattttttaaaagtggagcTCTGCAAGAAAgcctaaaaagaaaagcaaagcagaacCAACCAATGTGTGAAATCGCCTCGGCCATTGGcagaggtcagggtcagggtgacTCTAAGACaggtgtgccccccccccccccccgtgagccCGGTACAACTTTCCAGCAGAGCAGGGATCCCGTGTCCTGGGCATGTCTGAACACATAACAGCAGACTTACAGTGTGATGAGCCGTGTGCCGAGTTCCTCCTCCCTAGGGAGTCACATGTGCAGAGCATAGAATCCACGTCTGATTTTAACCCGGACTGGAAACAAACCCATTTGTTCCTCAGCAGGTTCCCCCCACCAATCACATACAACCTTCTCCTGGTGTGCACCCCTCTGTAGAACCTGAATGAGGGGACTTGAGCCACATCAGACTGTTGGATAACTTCTGAAGTCAGCGCACGTTGTTTAGCCGGGCGTGATTGCCACATTCAGTGAAAGGTTGCCGTGTGTGCCGCCTACGTAAATGCTGCCGCACACGGCCTGTCCCTAGCATGCAGAAGTAGTTATTTATTTGGGGAAGTGTGGTCTGGTGGTGAGGTGTTGTGGTCGGAGCACGGGACCAGAAGTCAGGAAGATGCGCACATCAAAATCACTCTTTCAGGGACTTGGGAAGTCGCCTCCTAGACTCGTGTGGCAACGTGGGGCCTTTGTGCTTTTCATGTACTTGCATTCAGTTGGTGCCTAAcgctgtgcctggcacacagtcggtgttcaataaatgctgaataaatgaatggatgaaggaaggaaggaatgcctTCATCCGGGCAAGGTGGGCATAAATGATTGTTATTTGTGGGTACTTAGCAAGCAGATAGATGATATTCTTTTAGGAAGGCTGATAGACTGACTCTCTTATTCTTAGGTATGAATAGGCGAAAATTGGGGAAGAGAAAATAGCAAGATGTTTGAGCTGTTTTCAGTTGATGCTGCCTATCGGTAGCATCTCAGTGGCTCATGATGAAAGATCACACTTAGCCCAGTTTTTGAGTCCCATGAGAAGGACAGCCAGTGCCCGTACATAAATACCACATTGTGTGTGCACCAAAGACCCAGTCGGCACCACCCTTGAACTTGTTCATTGTAAATGTCTGGGCCCCACAAGCAGAAGCACTCTGCTCTTCCTGGGGGTGCCACACACACGTGAGCCCAGTGAGGGGTCCTGAAGGGCAAGGTTACTCACCCTGGCTCAGACTGTGAGCAGACAGGGCGCCCCTATTTAGAACAGCGCAGGCATGGGGTGAgcaccccctgcacccacacatatacacagcgaCCAATTAGTGCCGGGGATTTAGCCTCTTGGGGAAGAACTGTTTTCATTCTGAGCAGTTCTTGGCTTTTTGACAGGAGATGATGATTCAATGGGATCCCCGTCCTTCTGCTAATGTGAGCATTTAAACAAAGCTCTGTGTGGTCCCTGGAACACACTCCATCTGGAGCTGGGGAGCCGGGGAACACAGCACG
The DNA window shown above is from Lepus europaeus isolate LE1 chromosome 22, mLepTim1.pri, whole genome shotgun sequence and carries:
- the FOS gene encoding protein c-Fos — encoded protein: MMFSGFNADYEAASSRCSSASPAGDSLSYYHSPADSFSSMGSPVNAQDFCSDLAVSTANFIPTVTAISTSPDLQWLVQPTLVSSVAPSQTRAPHPYGVPAPSAGAYSRAGNVKTLTGGRAQSIGRRGKVEQLSPEEEEKRRIRRERNKMAAAKCRNRRRELTDTLQAETDQLEDEKSALQTEIANLLKEKEKLEFILAAHRPACKIPDDLGFPEEMSVGSLDLSGGLPEAATPESEEPFSLPLLNDPEPKPAVEPGKNLSGMELKAEPFDDFLFPASSRPSGSETARSVPDVDLSGSFYAADWEPLHGGALGMGPMAAELEPLCTPVVTCTPSCTTYTSSFVFTYPEADSFPSCAAAHRKGSSSNEPSSDSLSSPTLLAL